Part of the Sulfuricurvum kujiense DSM 16994 genome, CCCAAAATAAAATGGAAGTAACGGCATGGAAAGAGGAGGGAAGTGAGGAACCCTCATCACTTTTGCTCGATGCGGCGCTGTTATGCAACCGTGCCGACGAACAAAACGGTGATCCCGTAGAGCGGGCATTGCTCACATTTGCAAGTAGCTATACCGATGTAGTGCATCGTCGCAGCGAGTTGCCGATGCTTAGTGATTACCCATTTGATTATCATCTCAAAAGGATGAGCACGATCCATAAGGGGGAAGATGGTTTTTTGCTTTATTGCAAAGGGGCACCTGAAGTTATTTTGGGACTTTGTGATGAGGTAATGACATCTGAGGGCAAACACAAGATTGATGATATGATGCATCAAAAATTGATGGAACAACATGACGTCTTGGCTTCATCGGGCTATCGGGTAATCGCGTTTGCGATGAGGGAATTTGATCTATTGCCCTCATCACGTCAGGACGCCGAAAATGCGCTTCAGTTTATCGGATTTATTGCCATGGTCGATCCGTTGCGCGAGGATATCGAAGAAGCTGTCAGGTTATGCCATAAAGCGGGGATACGAGTGTTGATGCTGACGGGGGATCACCCTATCACCGCGGCCACCATCGGAATGAAGGCCGGGATTATCGCTTCTGAAACGGAAGTCACAAACGGTGAATATCTGGAAAAACTCCCTTCTTCCGCGATCAAGCGGCTGTTACGTCATAATCATGTATTTGCCCGAGTCTCTCCCGAGCAAAAACTTTTTCTTGTGACTTTGTTAAAAGAGATGGGGGAAACGGTAGCCGTAACGGGGGATGGTGTCAATGACGCTCCGGCACTGAAACGTGCCGATGTCGGTATCGCGATGGGTTCGGGTACGGATGTCGCGAAGCAATCCGCCGATGCTGTTTTGATGGATGATCATTTTGCCACGATCGTAAAAGGGATCGAGGAGGGGCGTGCCGTTTATGAAAATATACGCCGCTTTATCACCTACATGCTCTCCAGCAATCTTCCCGAAGCGGTTCCGTATGTATTGTTCTTTTGGATAGGACTTCCGTTGGCTCTTCCCGTTCCGCTGGTACTCGCGATCGATTTGGGAACTGATATTATGCCCGGATTGGCACTTGGATTGGAACCCCCGCACAAAGGATTGATGATACAAAAACCCCGCAGTAAAAAAGAGCGGATACTGACAGCCGGGGTTTATTTCCGGGCATTCGGATTTTTAGGACTTATTACCGCGATACTCTCTATGGGGCTTTTTTGGTGTTACCTAAAAGCCCACGGCTGGAATGGCGGGCCGCTTTCGTGGAATGATCCGATTTATCTTCAAGCGACGACATTAACGTTTAGCGCGATAGTTTTCGCTCAAATCGCTAACGGATTATCGTGTCGAAGCGCTAGAGAATCGTTGTTTACAATCGGATGGTGGAATAACCGTTATTATTGGGGTGGAGTAGGTGTAGAATTGGGACTTTTGCTTCTTTTGATCTTTTTTACTCCCCTCAGTACCGTTTTCGGCACTGTTGCATTTGATCCGATCTACTGGTGGGGCGTTGTTGCCGTTACCGTAACGGTGTTGGCTGCCGAAGAGGGGAGAAAATGGATAAAACGGTTTTAGCTTTTCGGTAAGTTGAGTACAAATGTTTTGAACGTCTCTGCGGGGATGGGTTTGCTGAAATAATATCCCTGCACTTCTTTACATCCGTTTTGTCGGAGCAGATCAAGCTGCTCAGCCGTTTCAACCCCTTCGGCGATGGTGATCATATTTAGGCTGTGCGCCATATTGACGATCGTATTGACAATCGTTTGGTCTTCGGCATTATCGGCGATGTCATGGATGAACGATTGATCTATTTTGAGCTTATAGACCCGAAATTTTTTGAGATAGTTAAGTGAAGAATATCCGGTT contains:
- a CDS encoding cation-translocating P-type ATPase, with the protein product MKAITLSELFSVYTTSEEGISDEEAERRQRQYGLNTLPKIATISLYNRLVSQFTHFFALLLWAAAAISFAIAWIDPASNMLPIGWAIVIVIVLNGVFGFYQEFRTEKSLEALRSMLPIKVRVHRGGIERIVMAEELVPGDIVLLSEGDKVPADIYVIRAFDVWVNESALTGESEPVSADALGSGHTKSLLYSGTYIVKGEARGVVYATGKESRYGTIAALTQSVESGEGHLHKEIAHISKIIAFTSFVIAAGLIVIGGAGGFELWKTFLFALGVLVALIPEGLLPTVTLALAFGAQRMASKGFLVNGLSVIENLGAVSVIATDKTGTITQNKMEVTAWKEEGSEEPSSLLLDAALLCNRADEQNGDPVERALLTFASSYTDVVHRRSELPMLSDYPFDYHLKRMSTIHKGEDGFLLYCKGAPEVILGLCDEVMTSEGKHKIDDMMHQKLMEQHDVLASSGYRVIAFAMREFDLLPSSRQDAENALQFIGFIAMVDPLREDIEEAVRLCHKAGIRVLMLTGDHPITAATIGMKAGIIASETEVTNGEYLEKLPSSAIKRLLRHNHVFARVSPEQKLFLVTLLKEMGETVAVTGDGVNDAPALKRADVGIAMGSGTDVAKQSADAVLMDDHFATIVKGIEEGRAVYENIRRFITYMLSSNLPEAVPYVLFFWIGLPLALPVPLVLAIDLGTDIMPGLALGLEPPHKGLMIQKPRSKKERILTAGVYFRAFGFLGLITAILSMGLFWCYLKAHGWNGGPLSWNDPIYLQATTLTFSAIVFAQIANGLSCRSARESLFTIGWWNNRYYWGGVGVELGLLLLLIFFTPLSTVFGTVAFDPIYWWGVVAVTVTVLAAEEGRKWIKRF